TCCTGCCGCCAATGTGAGCATGGTGGTTATATAAAAACCAATCCCCCCAACACCGGGCAACAAAACCTGCTGCTGTTCCAAGCCATAACTGATGCCAAAACCCTGGATCAGGGAAAGAAACACCGTTCCGTAACGCGTATACTGGGTGATTTTTTTACGCCCATATTCGCCTTCTTTTTGAAGCTTTTGAAGGCTGGGTATCGAAACAGCCAAAAGCTGCAAAATAATGGAAGCACTAATATAGGGCATAATCCCCAGGGCAAAAACGGAAAACTGGTCAAGGGCGCCACCGGAAAATAAATTAAAAATGTCAAAGAACGATCCTTGTGCAAAAAATTTCTTTAAGGCTTCTACATTAATACCGGGAGTCGGGATAAAAACCCCTAACCGATAAATGGCCAACATCAACACCGTAAAAATAAGCTTTTTACGCAGCTCTGGAATTTTGGCAACTCCGCTAAAGCCCCCTTCAGACACTATGTACCCCCTTTATGCTTGAACTGCTTGTCCACCGGCTTTTTCAATCTTTTGGCGAGCCGACTCAGAAAAACGATGCGCTTTTACTACAAGACTGACCTTTAATTCGCCTTCACCCAAAATTTTAATCGCTTTGGCATCTTGCTTGGAATGAACCAACCCCGCATCAAGCAAAGCTTGGCCATCCACCTGGGCATTGGCGGTAAACTTGGCCAATTGCCCTACATTCACAACAGCATATTCTATGCGACTCAAAGGACGGAACCCTCTTTTGGGAATACGGCGTTGAAGTGGCATTTGTCCCCCTTCAAAACCTGTTTTATGAAAACCACCCGCACGAGCCTTTTGCCCCTTGTGTCCACGCCCAGATGTTTTACCCAAACCGGAAGATTCTCCGCGGCCACGTCTTTTCTTTCCTTTGACGGCACCTTTAGGTGCCCTTAATTGATTCAACAACATAAATTTGTCCTCACAAAACCGAAACCAGATGCACGACCTTACGTACCATTCCTCTTAATGCAGGTGTATCCTGAATTTCTTTCACCTGGTTTATTTTGGTTAAACCCAAACCTTTTACTGTTTGTCTTTGTCTCACATTGCAACCGGCAACACTATGAACCAACTTGATTTTCATTTTTTTATTTTGGCTCATAGGGTTTCTCCTGCAACAACTTCCGTCCTTTTACGCAACGATCTCAAACTTTGTAAGCCTTCGAAAGTGGCCTTCAGAACATTGTGCGGATTTCGCGTTCCCAAACACTTGGATAAAATATCGTGTATCCCCGCTGTTTCAACAATGGCACGTACCACGCCTCCGGCAATAACACCGGTACCGGGCTTGGCTGAACGAAGCAAAACCTTGGCAGCCCCAAAACGTCCTAAAACATCGTGAGGAATACTTTTACCTTCCAAAGCCACCACAATCATTTGTTTGCGAGCCCTTTGGGAAGCTTTTTTAATGGCTTCAGGAACTTCTGCCGCCTTACCTAAACCATAACCGACCTTTCCCTTGCCATCGCCTGAAACAACCAATGCTGAAAAACTGAAACGACGTCCGCCCTTCACCACTTTGGCCACGCGGCTTATGTGTACAACTCTGTCGGTGACAAGATTTTGTTCACCTTCGGGGCTATCAATAACTTTCTGTAATTGTTCTGACATGTGTAAAAAACCCTCTTATTAAAATTTTAATCCTTCTTTGCGGGCCGCTTCAGCCAAACTTTGAACAACCCCATGATACAAATAGCCATTACGGTCAAAGGCCACCTTTTGAATGTTTAAGCTTTTTGCCTTTTGGGCAATAAGAGCTCCTACCTGACTGGCTGCCTGCTTATTGCTTCCACCCTTTTTATTTTCCATCGAATGGGCGAAAGCCAAAGTCTTTCCGCTAATATCATCAACGATCTGGGCATAAACATACTTAAGACTTTTATAGATGGAAAGGCGTGGGCATTCAGGAGTCCCTGAAATTTTCTTGCGAATACGTCTCTTTCTTTTACCCCTCATTTCAAGTTTACTTAGTGACATAATTATTTTCCACCTCCAGCTCCGGCAGCCGCCTTACCCTGTTTACGCACAATCACTTCATCTTCATAACGAATTCCCTTACCCTTGTATGGTTCAGGAGGACGAAGGGCGCGAATATTGGCAGCGACCTGCCCTACAAGATCACGGTTACATCCCGTAACACTGAGTTTGGTCTGCTTATCAACGGCAATCTTTATTCCTGCAGGAATGGCAAAATTAATGGGATGGGAAAAACCCAAAGTCAGATTCAGGATTTGCCCTGCAACATCCGCACGAAATCCCACTCCTTCAATTTGCAAATTTCTCTTAAACCCTTCCGAAACACCTTTGACCATGTTTTGAATAAGGGCACGATACAAACCATGGGCCCGTCTGGCCTCACCACTGTCATCTTTGCGCTTTATCACAAGATGCTTGTCAGTGGCTTCCACTGTAACAAAAGATTCAAAATTTAAATCCAGCTTCCCCAAGGGGCCTTCAACATGACAATTATTTTGGGCCACTTTTGCCTTGACCTTGTCCGGAAGAACGACTGGTTTTTTACCTGTACGTGACATACATACCCTTTCTTACATCACCAAATTTGACACAACACTTCGCCACCAATCTTTGAATGACGAGCTTCTCGATCAGAAATAATACCCTTGGGCGTTGAAAGCACCTGCACTCCACTGCCTTTAAGCAAGGGCTTAATATCCCGATAACCACGATAAATACGACGACCTGATCTGGACACCCGATTCATTTTGCGAATGGTCGATTTTTTATTTAAGTCGTATTTTAAAAAAACCGTTAATTGGGCCTGGGGAGCAACCTCTTCTTTTACATAGCTACTGATAAAGCCTTCTTGTTTAAAAATTTTCAAAATTTCTTCTTTCACTTTTGAAGAAGGTATTTTGACGGAAGCATGGCGTGCCTTTAAGCCGTTCCGAATTCGGGTCAATAAATCTGCAATGGGATCAGTGGTCATAAAAATTCCTCAAATAAAAACTACCAGCTGGCTTTGGTTACACCCGGCAATTCACCACGCAGGGCCCGTAACCGAAAACACAATCGGCACAAACAAAATTTACGAATAAAAGCACGGGGACGGCCACAAACGTGGCAGCGATTATAGCCCCGAACCTTAAACTTTGGTTTTCTACTTGCTTTAACAATAAGTGACGTCTTAGCCATAATTTTAAACTAACCTCTCAATGGGAAACCCATGGAACGCAGCAAAAGTTCCCCTTCGCGATCATTTTTTGCTGTCGTTACAAGAGTGATGTTCATTCCCCGGACCTTATCCACCTTGTCGGATGAAATTTCGGGAAAAATAATCTGCTCAGTGATCCCCACAGTATAATTGCCATGCCCGTCAAAACCACGTTTGGGCAAGCCTTTAAAATCGCGGGAACGCGGAAAGGCTACATGAACAAGTTTGGCATAAAAATCATACATAGAATTCCGGCGCAAAGTAACGGTGCACGCAATAGGCATGCCTTCTCTTAATTTGAAACTGGCAATGGATTTTCGTGCCCGACGAACAGCCGGCTTTTGTCCGGTAATCATGGCAATCTCTTTTGCCACCGTATCCAAAATCTTGGAGTTTTGTGTCGCTTCAGAGACACAGCTATTCACCACGATTTTTGTCAAACGGGGAACATTCATTTTATTAGTCACACCCAGCTCTTTCATAAGCTTGGGAATAACTTCTTTTTCGTAAAATTGCTTGATCATAAACTTTATGTCTTATCCAAGACCTCGTTACATTTGCGACAAATACGCACTTTTTTTCCATCTTTAAGAGTTTTAGCTCCAAGACGAACGGGTTTTGCACATTTGCCGCAATAATACATGATATTAGAAAGGTGAATGCTGGCTTCCTTACTCAAAATGCCTCCTTGGGGATTAGCCTTGGTGGGTTTTGAATGCCTTTTAACCATATTGATTTTTTCAATCAAAACACGGTTATTCTCACTCACAAACTTGAGTATCTTCCCGGTTTTTCCTTTTTCTTTTCCGGTGATCACCATGACGGTGTCATCTCGCTTTAATGCTAATGCCATAATCTTACCTTCCTTAATTTCCTACAAAACCTCGGGTGCCAAAGAAATAATTTTCATGAATTTTTTGGCCCTTAATTCACGAGCCACGGGCCCGAAAATACGGGTACCGATGGGTTCACCATTGTTGTCAATAAGAACAATCGAATTTTCATCAAAACGGATATAAGTCCCATCCGGGCGGCGAATTTCCTTGCATGTACGAACAATAACACCCTTTTTGACATCCCCTTTTTTCACCTTGGCATTGGGAAGTGCTTCTTTAACAGCCACAACAATAATATCGCCGATGGTGGCATATTTTCTTCGGGTACCTCCCAAAACTTTGATGCAAAAAAGCTTTTTGGCTCCTGAGTTATCGGCCGAATTAAGTACCGTTGTCATTTGAATCATAAACAATACCCCAATCCCTTTTTGTCAAAAGCTGACAAAAGAATGAAATTAAACAGCAACTGCTTTTTCAACAATCTTGGTGACCGTCCAACATTTTTCACGACTAAGAGGACGACATTCACGAACTAAAACCGTATCTCCGATCTGGCATTCATTTTTTTCATCATGGGCCTTGAATTTTTTGCGCTTGGTATAATATTTTTTAAAGCTTGGGTGTCTCACTTGACGTGAAGTTTCGACAACAACCGTTTTGCTCATCTTGTTGCTTACCACTTTACCCATGAGTTCTTTTTTTAAGATATCCATAAAAATGTTCTATGTAGTGACGTTTCTGTAGTGACAATCCTAGGATTGTCACTACTAGGCCTTTTGTTGTTCAATGGTTAAAAGCCGCGCCAGGTCCTTTTTCACTTCACGAATGCGGTGAGTTTTTTCCAACTGGCCCGTTACTTTTTTCACCTTGAGATGAAAAAGCTCCGTCTTCCATTCGGCTTTAAGTTTTTTTAATTCCGTATCTGTTTTTTCTCTTAAATCTTTAGGCGTCACGATAATTCTCCCGGGTTATAATTTTTGTTCTTAAGCCAATTTTGTGAGAAGCAAGTTCTAAGGCCCTCTTGGCAACATCAGGGGCAACCCCTT
This sequence is a window from Deltaproteobacteria bacterium GWA2_45_12. Protein-coding genes within it:
- a CDS encoding 50S ribosomal protein L15, whose protein sequence is MLLNQLRAPKGAVKGKKRRGRGESSGLGKTSGRGHKGQKARAGGFHKTGFEGGQMPLQRRIPKRGFRPLSRIEYAVVNVGQLAKFTANAQVDGQALLDAGLVHSKQDAKAIKILGEGELKVSLVVKAHRFSESARQKIEKAGGQAVQA
- a CDS encoding 50S ribosomal protein L30 is translated as MSQNKKMKIKLVHSVAGCNVRQRQTVKGLGLTKINQVKEIQDTPALRGMVRKVVHLVSVL
- a CDS encoding 30S ribosomal protein S5; its protein translation is MSEQLQKVIDSPEGEQNLVTDRVVHISRVAKVVKGGRRFSFSALVVSGDGKGKVGYGLGKAAEVPEAIKKASQRARKQMIVVALEGKSIPHDVLGRFGAAKVLLRSAKPGTGVIAGGVVRAIVETAGIHDILSKCLGTRNPHNVLKATFEGLQSLRSLRKRTEVVAGETL
- a CDS encoding 50S ribosomal protein L18, with product MSLSKLEMRGKRKRRIRKKISGTPECPRLSIYKSLKYVYAQIVDDISGKTLAFAHSMENKKGGSNKQAASQVGALIAQKAKSLNIQKVAFDRNGYLYHGVVQSLAEAARKEGLKF
- a CDS encoding 50S ribosomal protein L6, encoding MSRTGKKPVVLPDKVKAKVAQNNCHVEGPLGKLDLNFESFVTVEATDKHLVIKRKDDSGEARRAHGLYRALIQNMVKGVSEGFKRNLQIEGVGFRADVAGQILNLTLGFSHPINFAIPAGIKIAVDKQTKLSVTGCNRDLVGQVAANIRALRPPEPYKGKGIRYEDEVIVRKQGKAAAGAGGGK
- a CDS encoding 30S ribosomal protein S8 → MTTDPIADLLTRIRNGLKARHASVKIPSSKVKEEILKIFKQEGFISSYVKEEVAPQAQLTVFLKYDLNKKSTIRKMNRVSRSGRRIYRGYRDIKPLLKGSGVQVLSTPKGIISDREARHSKIGGEVLCQIW
- a CDS encoding 50S ribosomal protein L5 yields the protein MIKQFYEKEVIPKLMKELGVTNKMNVPRLTKIVVNSCVSEATQNSKILDTVAKEIAMITGQKPAVRRARKSIASFKLREGMPIACTVTLRRNSMYDFYAKLVHVAFPRSRDFKGLPKRGFDGHGNYTVGITEQIIFPEISSDKVDKVRGMNITLVTTAKNDREGELLLRSMGFPLRG
- a CDS encoding 50S ribosomal protein L24 is translated as MALALKRDDTVMVITGKEKGKTGKILKFVSENNRVLIEKINMVKRHSKPTKANPQGGILSKEASIHLSNIMYYCGKCAKPVRLGAKTLKDGKKVRICRKCNEVLDKT
- a CDS encoding 50S ribosomal protein L14, producing MIQMTTVLNSADNSGAKKLFCIKVLGGTRRKYATIGDIIVVAVKEALPNAKVKKGDVKKGVIVRTCKEIRRPDGTYIRFDENSIVLIDNNGEPIGTRIFGPVARELRAKKFMKIISLAPEVL
- a CDS encoding 30S ribosomal protein S17, with protein sequence MDILKKELMGKVVSNKMSKTVVVETSRQVRHPSFKKYYTKRKKFKAHDEKNECQIGDTVLVRECRPLSREKCWTVTKIVEKAVAV
- a CDS encoding 50S ribosomal protein L29; the protein is MTPKDLREKTDTELKKLKAEWKTELFHLKVKKVTGQLEKTHRIREVKKDLARLLTIEQQKA